The Zobellia alginiliquefaciens genome contains a region encoding:
- a CDS encoding GumC family protein has product MSISTQNSMSNNSFDIKEVLNTYTVHLKWFILSVVVALIIAFLYIRYSTPQFAVQTQIQILEDKTSGSELDVFQDLNLLGGGKNKVEDELQLISSRSNFIRVVKELNLNTQILVQGNIKETELYKNPPVNLNFIAADSILNRANLDFFITISSSTTFGYTEEEDKPVKIYAFGKNIPTPIGDIVITPNVGVFESYKDKKLRISVKPIEDVAQGYRTRIIVSNPGELSNIVNITLEDPIREKAANILDALVRIYNENAIKDKQIIADRTSNFIDERIGNISSDLASVDQSAQDFKTEKGVTDIAAEANVNLNVGVANQQELANARNQLNMAASMQELVQQQGGYEVLPTNIGLSDPTIASTTDRYNQLVLERKRLLKSSNEKNPVIVNLDQQIAGLKSSMQSSLSSTVNNLGLTVNSLSGQQARFNSKIYSSPANERALRDITRQQQTTESLYLYLLQKREEAQISAASSSPKSKIVDQAYSISKLPVSPKKSIIYLASFILGLLVPFSIIYAKDLLDNKVHNMHSLEKLVKNIPILGELPRLTKKDEKLVVKEDRSVLAESLRIIRTNLDYLIKSKQEKSGKNNIVFVTSSVPGEGKTFLSTNLSMILASTNKKVLLIGADIRNPKLYTFFSGGNMDNMQKPNRNKDAGLTEFLYDNTIAIRDIVNPMLVHRNTIDVIYSGRIPPNPAELLMSGRIKELFTQVSETYDYVIVDTAPLMVVTDTLLISEYADLLLYVTRAGVTETNAVDYPIKLQEEGKIKGLSFVVNDVDSSNLGYGGKYGYGYGKSQKKWWKF; this is encoded by the coding sequence ATGAGCATATCTACTCAGAATTCAATGTCTAATAATTCCTTTGATATAAAAGAAGTTTTAAATACTTATACGGTACATTTGAAGTGGTTTATATTGTCTGTAGTTGTTGCTTTAATTATAGCTTTTCTTTATATTAGATATTCTACACCGCAGTTTGCCGTTCAAACGCAGATTCAGATATTGGAAGATAAGACATCGGGCTCTGAGCTGGATGTTTTTCAAGATTTGAATCTATTGGGTGGAGGCAAGAATAAAGTAGAAGATGAGCTACAACTCATAAGTTCTCGATCTAATTTTATCAGAGTGGTTAAAGAGCTAAATTTAAACACTCAAATTTTAGTTCAAGGAAATATTAAGGAGACAGAGTTATATAAAAATCCTCCGGTTAATTTAAACTTTATTGCAGCCGACTCAATATTGAATCGAGCAAATTTAGATTTTTTTATAACCATTTCGTCCTCAACAACTTTTGGTTACACGGAAGAGGAGGATAAGCCAGTAAAAATATATGCCTTCGGTAAAAACATTCCTACACCCATAGGGGATATAGTTATTACTCCTAATGTTGGAGTTTTTGAAAGTTATAAAGATAAAAAGTTAAGGATTTCGGTAAAACCTATTGAAGATGTTGCACAAGGGTACCGTACACGAATTATAGTTAGTAATCCGGGTGAACTATCTAATATAGTTAATATTACCTTGGAAGACCCTATACGAGAGAAAGCAGCAAATATTCTTGATGCACTAGTACGTATATATAACGAAAATGCTATAAAGGATAAGCAGATTATTGCCGACCGGACTTCTAATTTTATTGATGAACGAATAGGTAATATTTCTTCTGATTTGGCTAGTGTAGATCAGTCAGCTCAGGATTTTAAAACAGAAAAAGGTGTTACCGATATTGCAGCGGAAGCGAATGTTAACTTAAATGTTGGTGTTGCCAATCAGCAGGAATTAGCAAATGCCCGAAATCAGCTTAACATGGCCGCGTCTATGCAGGAATTGGTCCAGCAGCAAGGTGGTTACGAGGTTTTGCCAACCAATATTGGGCTTTCAGACCCAACAATAGCAAGTACCACAGATCGCTATAATCAACTGGTTTTGGAACGTAAGCGGCTTCTTAAAAGTTCAAATGAGAAAAACCCGGTAATAGTTAACTTAGATCAACAAATTGCTGGTCTAAAAAGTAGTATGCAGTCTAGTTTAAGTAGCACTGTAAATAATCTTGGGCTTACGGTAAATTCTTTAAGTGGACAACAGGCACGGTTTAATTCTAAGATATATTCTTCACCGGCAAATGAACGGGCGTTGAGGGATATTACTAGGCAGCAGCAGACTACAGAATCTCTATATCTTTATCTTCTACAAAAAAGAGAGGAAGCACAAATTTCAGCAGCTTCCAGTTCGCCTAAATCTAAAATTGTAGATCAAGCCTACAGCATTAGTAAATTGCCGGTTTCTCCAAAAAAATCTATAATTTATCTGGCATCTTTTATTTTAGGCTTGCTTGTTCCGTTTAGTATAATTTATGCGAAGGATCTTTTAGATAATAAAGTGCATAATATGCATTCCTTGGAGAAATTGGTTAAGAACATACCAATCCTTGGGGAGCTTCCAAGATTAACAAAAAAGGATGAAAAGCTTGTAGTCAAAGAAGATAGGTCAGTGCTTGCGGAATCCCTTAGAATTATTCGTACCAATCTGGATTATTTGATTAAATCAAAGCAAGAGAAGTCTGGGAAGAATAATATTGTGTTTGTTACGTCTAGTGTCCCTGGTGAGGGTAAAACATTCCTTTCTACCAATTTATCTATGATATTGGCTAGCACCAATAAAAAAGTACTTTTAATAGGGGCTGATATTAGAAACCCTAAATTGTATACATTTTTCTCGGGTGGTAACATGGATAACATGCAGAAGCCTAACAGAAATAAAGATGCTGGTCTTACAGAATTTTTATACGACAATACTATTGCGATAAGAGATATCGTTAATCCTATGCTCGTGCATCGAAATACAATAGATGTTATTTACTCGGGTAGAATACCTCCTAACCCTGCGGAACTTTTGATGAGTGGAAGGATAAAAGAATTATTTACTCAAGTTTCTGAAACTTACGATTATGTAATTGTAGATACAGCACCTTTAATGGTTGTTACGGATACATTGCTTATTAGTGAGTATGCTGATCTTTTGCTGTATGTTACTAGAGCTGGAGTTACAGAGACAAACGCTGTAGATTACCCAATAAAACTTCAAGAAGAAGGAAAAATAAAAGGACTTTCCTTTGTTGTTAACGATGTAGATTCTTCTAATTTGGGTTATGGTGGAAAATATGGATATGGTTACGGAAAATCCCAGAAAAAGTGGTGGAAGTTTTAA